GCTTCCTCAGGATGTGAGAGGTTGGAAAAGAAATTTATTCCCTTGAGCTGGAAACCCTTGTTGTGGCTTTGCCACCCACGCGGAGAAGGACAGAGCCCAGAGTTTGGGGACGGCCATGGCAGACAAGGGGCTTGGTGTGGCATCGatacttcagattttatttccaaGACATCACTAAAATGGCACAGATTCCCCCCAAGCGGAGCTGACGGCCTCAATCTGCCCCTCTCCCTGCACCACAAGCCGGCAGAACACGGTTTGCAGATCAGCTCCTACACATCCACAACCAGTCTGGAAGGCAACGGTGGCCCAAATCCAGAGCAGCCCAGACCTGGAGCAGCCTGAATCTGGAACATCCCAGGCCTGAACCAGCCTAAACCCAGATCATCCCAAATCTAGAACATCCCAGACCCAGAGCAGCCTAAACCCAGACCATCCCAAATCTGGAACATCCCAGACCCAGAGCAGCCTGAATCCAGAGCAGCTGAAACCCAGAGCAGCCCAAATCCAGAGCATCCCAAATCTGAACCAGCCTAAACCTGGAACAGCCCAAATCTGGAACATCCCAGACCCAGAGCAGCTGAAACCCAGAGCAGCCCAAATCCAGAGCATCCCAAATCTGAACCAGCCTAAACCTGGAACAGCCCAAATCTGGAACATCCCAGACCCAGAGCATCCCAAATCTGGAACATCCCAGACCCAGAGCAGCCTGAATCCAGAGCAGCTGAAACCCAGAGCAGCCCAAATCCAGAGCATCCCAAATCTGAACCAGCCTAAACCTGGAACAGCCTAAACCCAGAGCATCCCAAATCCAGAAGAGCCCAGACCTGAACCAGTCTAAACCTGGAGCAGCCCAAATCTTGAACATCGCAGACCCGGAGCAGCCTGAATCTGGAAGATCCCAGACCTGGAGCATCCCAAATCTAGAGCATACCAGACCTGAAGCAGCCTAAACCCAGAGCATCCCAAATCTGGAGTATCCCAGACCCAGAGCAGCCTAAACCTGGAACATCCCAGACCCAGAACAGCCTAAACCTGGAGCATCTGAAATCTGGAGCATCCCAGACCCAGAGCAGCCTGAATCCAGAGCATCCTAAACCTGGAGCGACCCGGAGCATCCCGTGCACGTCCCTGCTCGGCACGGCAGGTCAAGAGCTCTTTGGAGACAACCCCTGGATCGATCCTGAGCGTTTCCAGAGTTCACAGACCATTTCACAGCAAAGGAAACTGGTTTCCCCCGACTTGTCATAAGATTTCCTCCCTCCAGGTTGCAACACAGAAATGGGGGAGCGCATTACAGGGTCGTGAACCTCTGGCTCAAAGGCTcgaggtgctgctgggggtcTTGGGGGAGCAAGGGGACACTTAAGGGACAGGAGCACAGTCCCCATCTCTGGCCAGGTTCAGGCAGCATCAGGCTCCTCGGGGCTCTGTCCCTTTCCCTGTTGCCTCctccacacacaccaaaacaagcAGCACATCCCACCCAGGACaaatttggggtgcaggagctggggacagagaccCAAGGGTGGGAGAAATGCTGTGGGTACATGGTGGCATTTCAGGGTGGGTATTCCAGCTCCAGGACTTTACCCACAGCCCGTGCGCTCAGTGTCGGTCACCTCAGTGTCCCCAAGCCGGTCAAAAAGGTGACAGCGGTGTTTTTGCAAAGACCTCGACCAGGTTTTACTAAATCAGCGGAATTCCCCCAAAAACCAGCATCGCCGGAGGGTGAGACGCCAAGGGCACCCACCACCTTTGCCACGGGACTCTCTGCTCCCACCGAGACCAGTCCAACCAGTTTGCCCCAGCAGCGCTTCTGCTGGGACAGCATTTTCCTGAATAGTGAGTGCGACAAACTGGCTCCGAGGTGGGTTTCACCGAACACAAATCTTGGGTGAAACACGGGGAAACGGGACCAGCAGTGCTGGTGCCAGGTGAGGCGGCTCCAGAAGGAATCAGAGGGGCAGATCCTGGAAAATCACAGCTGTTCCTTGTCATCTTGAAAGGATAAGAGACAGGATGGATGTGCAAACACAGAGCAAAGCACATcgacagcagaaaaaaaaaaccaacctaaaaTACCAAACCCACATCATTTCCCAGCATTCAGCGCCCTGGGGGCGATGCAGGCAGAGCGCAACAgagtaaaacaaagaaaataaaacaagtgagaaagaaaaccagccaGTGAGTTGGCGCGGTTAAACCTACCGAGGAAGAGAGTCACTGGTGCGAGAGCTGAGCTGTTTATTTACCAAACTGCCGTGGAACAGCCCAGCTCTTTGGGAACAGCTTGTTCGAATCGAGCCTCGAGAGGCACAGACCCCGTCCCGGCGCTCGGCTCTTGGGTCTCTCAAACCAGCGACGCTCCCTGAGTTATAAATAAACAGCAGCTTGAGCGCCGGCACTTCGGGGGTGGAAAACAACAGCCTGGGACGGCGGCGCGAGTGGGTGACTCAAGGCCAGGACGCGGAGCCCGTCATTTTCCAAGCACGAGGGCTGCACCCGTcactgcggggacacggggctgtgACGGgaccgtgtgtctgagggccgGTGTGGGGACAACCCGTGAGCACCCAGCCAGGCTTAAAACACAAGCCAAGCTCaagaggaggcagctggggagTCAAAAAAGCAGCTGGCACGGCCTCACTGCAGGATAAAACCCCTTTCAGCAAGTATAATTTGGCAATAAGATGATTAGGAAATACTTCTCATGGGCATCGCGTAAGGGATGGGGATCATTGTGTAAGGGAGAGGGACAACGCGCCACCCTCTTCCCTGCGGAAACGtcctcatagaatcattttggttggaaaacacccTCAAGgtcgagtccaaccgtaacccaATGCTGGCGCTAACCCGTGTCACTGAGAACCTCGTCTCCGCTGACAAACCTGCTGCTGGATGGAGATGAGTCGCCACTGAAaccctccagctcctgcccgaACAGGAGGCCCAGGAGCCACCGAGCTCCCAGCGCTGCCCTCGACGGCCCAATTGTTTCTTAAACACTcaaaaaatgagaatttcttTCAGCCTGTTGCCTGTTCCTGCACCAAGCTGCAGTTCACAGGTGAAGCCGCGGTTGGTTTTTCCCGGCGTCGCAGCCGATGGATCCACCGTTCAAGGGCAAAGTTGTGAAACCCCCAGTGCGTGCGGCAAAATGATCCCGTATTTACACTCCTGAATTTGGTGTCACTTCGGATTCCCAGCGCTGGAGGTTCCAGGGTGACTCGGTGGCCGGGTGACACAGGCCAGGTGACACATCCATCCACGGGAGGAACTGGGGGTCGCTGGAATTAAGACAACAAGAAATTGGCTTTTTAAACTCTGTTTTCCGCCGGACACAAAAATTTCCCAGGGCTTGTTTGGAACCGCTCGTTTTAAGCgagaaaatgtcatttataGGGAAAATAACACCcgaaaaactggagaaaattgTAAAGATCCTGCGTGTGCTGGGATGTTGGCAGCGGGGGGGGTGGATTGAGGACCAGACAcctgtgacccccccatggGAGGGAGCGGGTCTGACCCCCAGCGTGGGGAGCGTCAAGGCCAagggcagcgctggggcagTGTGGGGGTCACAGCGGCAGAtctgggggggtttgggtgGGGATGGACAAGCCCCTGGCCCCCCCTCCTCGCTGGGcggtgcaggcagagcccttatttggggtgcgggggggggcaCCCCTTGTTTACAGCACCCTGCACCCCGCGTGTGCACCCCATGAACCGCATCACCCAGTAGCCCATGGAcccccccaccctgcaccccctgaCTCCCCAGTCAACCTGCACCCGCCGTTTGCCCCCCCTTCCTGGCCCCCCCATCACCCCGCACCCCATCTGCACCCCACGAAGCCCAGCACCCCATGGgccccccaccctgcacccctTGGCCCCCCgtcaccctgcaccccctgccccgCCTTTCTGACGCCCCCATCACCTCATCTGCACCCCCCCCTTGCACCCCATGaaccccccccccgcaccccctgTTTGACGCCCCCCCACCCTCTCGCACCCCCCGCACCCCCTTTCTGAccgcccccagcaccccaacaccccccagcaccccctgtCCGTGCCCTCCGACCCcgcccccccgtgtccccctgtccccccccccgctcACCGGCTCCGCGCCTCCGCTCGGGGAACCCGGAAGTGCCGGCCTTGCCGGGAGCGCGCACGCCCCGCCCCTCCTGACGTCAGCGcgcagcggggcggggccgagtgGCCACGCCCAccccgggcagcggggcggggccaAGGGGGCGGGAAGCGCCGCGCGCGTGTGTGCACGTGCCCGTAAACACGTGCACAATCTTGCACAAGCGCGCACGTGCACGtgtgcacacgcacacactTGCACATACATCCACGTGCGCGCACAAGGACACACGTGGAAACACGTGCACACATGCGGTAATGCACATGTTCATGTGCATGGACACTCGTGCACAAACATACAAGTACATCTGCACACATTCACAGGCAGCCGTGCATGTGCATGCATGGGCATGTGCATGCATGGGCATGTGCATGCAtagacacacatgcacacacatggaCACATGCGGTAATGCACGTGCAcacgtgcatgcacacacatgcacatggaCACACGTGCACAaatgtgcatgtgcacacacatggaAGCGCATGCGCACACACTCACATGCAGTCATGCATGTGCAGGCATGGACACGTGCATGCATggacacacatgcacacgcacatACATCCATGTGCACACATAAGCACACACATGGAAACACGTGCATACACATGGAGACGTGGTAATGCACAGGCACACGTGcaggcacacacatgcacatgaaTACACACGTGCACAAACGTGcacctgcacacacatgcaaataCATCTGCAATCATTGACATGCGGTCGTGCATGTGCACGCATGGACACGTGCATGCACgtgcacacatgcatgcacacgtgtgcccctgtgcacacatagacacatgcacacacatggaCATACATGTGCACCCATCTGCCCCGTGCATACAtagacacatgcacacataaaGCCACACATTTACACATGAAAGCACGTGTGTGCACATGCAGTCATGGACACGCACACATGCATGCATacgtgtgtgcatgcacacacacacatacacccaTGTGCACACAGGTGCGCGCACATGGACACAAATGCACACGTATGCACATGCAAGcacatgcgcacacacacacgcggtcatgcatatgcacacatgcatgcacatatACCCATggacacacatgcacatacatggacacacacacgcacatacaTCAAGCACACGTGCGCACATGCACTCATACACACACGCGCGTACACCCATGTGCACACCCACAAGCAGATATAtgagcacacacatgcacacacatggcAGCAAACATGCATAACACATGCACAAGTCAGCATGCCTGTGCCCACACATGGTGCAGACACGCACAGACACAAGcactggcagggccacctcTTTACATGCACACAAGTATTGCACACGTGTGCTCAGGTGTGTGCACGCCCTCACGGGTGGTGCTGCTGACAGGGCCATGAGTGCAGGCAGGAATGGGTGCTCACGCCGCCAGAAGAGCCTCATTCCCACCGCCTGTTCATGTCCCCCCCATTGCCGCCATACgcatgtgcacacatgcacagcCCCAGACACAAGTGTGCACAGCCCCAGACACACGCATGCACACTTCGCTCGCAGGATGCTCTAGGTGAAAAACCTGCAAGTTTTAATGGTAATTTCAGAAGCTCTTCCCCGCCATTGAACAAATGACACCTTTACACAATCCTGGGGTGTGCAGGGACCCCACAaagcccccagcagcccctcgCTTGAATCCTGCAGCCTCCAGCCCACATGTCCCCCGTGGAAATGTCCCTCCCGCAGCAGCGTGTCCCATGCACCCAGGGAGGCTGCGTGTTTGTGGCTCTGAGCACCTGGAGCTGCACCCAGCCCTACAAGGGCTCCCCGTCCCACCAAGGTGAGTTTTGGGGTACCCTGACCACGTGGCCACCTGGAGCATCCTCTGCCGTGAAGTGGgaccagagctgcagctcttgggGTGCGCTGGAGGTAGAAGGATGAGGAATCAGGTCTGCGGGTAATGGCATTTCCCCAGGGTCGCAGCTTTTCCAGGGTGCTGTGGGCATCCAGCTGAAATCACAGCAAGGGAATAACAGCCAAGGAAATAACAGTAAGGAAATAACAGCCAAGGAAATAACATCCAAGAAAATAGCCAAGGAAATAACATCCAAGAAAATAGCCAAGGAAATAACAGCCAAGGAAAAAGTACCCACAGAAACATTATCTAAGGAAATAACAGCCAAGGAAATAACAACAAGGAAACAACATCCAAGGAAATAACCAAGGAAAAAGAATGCAAAGAAGTAGTATCCAAGGAAATAACAGcgaaagaaataattttcaaggaAATAACACCCAGGAAATAActtcaaaggaaataatatCCAAGGAAGTAACAGTCAAGGAAAAAGTATCCAAGGAAATAACAGCAAGGAAACAACATCCAAGGAAATAGCCAAGGCAATAACAACCACGGAAATAACAGCCAATGAAGTAACTTCcagtaaaataatattcaaGGATGTAATGGCCAAGAAAAAAGTATCCAAGGAAATAACATCTGAGGAAATAATATCTAAGGAAAAGCCGTCCGAGGAAATAACgtcagaggaaataaaagcaaggaaataacagacaaggaaaaagtatccaaggaaaaaaagatccaAGGAAATAAGATCCAAGGAAATAAGATCCAAGGAAATAAGATCCAAGGAAAGCCTCAGCAGTTCCTACATCAGaacaaaagctaaaaaataAGCGCGGGCATCATCGCCATCCCACTTACTTCAGCTCAAACTTGTTGAACATCTCCTCCTCGTCTGAGATGTCTCCATCGTACAGCTCGGTGATGGATTTGAGCTGCTGGGGATCAAGGGGCAGGTACAGGTCTCTGAGCCactggggtttggttttgctcGGATCCAACACAGGCGAGCCCTGGAAAGCGAAGGTTTGAGGGTGAGGAAGAGCCAGGGATGCGGTTTGAGGGCAGAGCCCCGGCACATGCTCCCTGCTTTACCTGCTCTCTCACATCCTCCTTGTTCTTGCCCCGTCTCCATGGCAGGAGTTTTTGAAAGAacctgggaaaaataaaaaggaaaagaaagacaaaatgtGAAGGCAGCTGGTGGTCATGGGCAGGAAGATTCCTGCTCCCTGTTGCTGGAGGAGTTGGGCAAGGGGCATTTACAGCACTGCAAAATACAGGGATTTAGCGGGTtaaagggggagaaaaatggCTTTTGCGCATCATCACCCCAGAATTCCTGGTCCAAAAGCAAGAGCAGGAGCCTCTGCCTGCCAGGAGTGACATTTCAGGTGACCCTAAGGAAGATGAGGAGCCTCAAAGGAGGTGACGGCGCTGGCTGAGGTGACCAGGAATGAGTCCTGGGTGTGAAATGCACCTGGAGAGGCCTGGAGCGAGCGCTTCATCATCCCCTCTGGGGACAAACAGGGCAGAGGTGTCACCAGAGAAGAGTTTTGCATGGccaaaggaaatggcctcaggttgcgccaggggaggttgaggttggatcttgggagcaatttcttccccaaagggctgtggggcattggaacaggctgcccagggcagtgctggagtcaccatccctggaggggttgggcagacggagatgaggttctcagggacatggggcagtgatGGGGTTGGGataacggttggactcgatgatcttgagggtcttttccaaccaaaatgattttatgactctatgattctatcagcATCACTGGCATGAAAATGTGAGCGTACGATGATGCTGCTCACTCATGCTTTGGGGTCCCTTTTCTGGGGCTCTTATAAAATCTATGTGTTTTAACCATGAACCGGTGAGTTTGGCCGCCAGCGCCCGTGTGGCTGGGGGGCTCGGGATTAGGTGCTGTTCTGAATAAAGATTGTTCGTGGCTCAGCGCTGGGAGTAATTACCATTTTGGTCGCAATTTGCTGGTGCTTTGGGGGCAGGAAGCAGCTGGATGTTTTTGGGAGTAAACCTggtgaaggagagagagagacactCTTAAAATCAAGATTTTGTCCTCCATACAAAGGAGGCCAAAAGATTCTTCCTCCAACCAAGCCCGTTATATACACGTGCAAGTCTGTGCCAGCAGTCACATTTATAGAAAGACCTCATCCTCCCTTCCCAACTCCTTACTTTTTCTTGCCTCCGGAATGACCTGAACTCCCAGAGCTCTCCTAATCTCAGCAATGTTTCTGTCTGCCTTTCTTATCTGCTTTGCAGGGTACTCCCCTCCTGTTTAACCCCTGACACATGCAGGTTGGcttttaaaggaataaaagcttttctttttaccaaGAAAGGCCCCAAAGGGAGGCTGGAACCCTCTGGGAATGCTGGCGCTGCTCTGACCCACATGGGGCTGTTTTGCACCTTGCAAAAAGACTCAGTTTTGGGATGAGGGAAGGTCGCAGGGAAATTCCTGCGTGGCTGAAAGTAATAGGTGCGAGCAGAGCAGATAAGGGTCAGGAGAAGAACCTGGGGGGTGACTACAGGGTTAGGAATAAACCTCGGGGATGGGCTGGTTGGAGAGGCTGGGATGAGAAGgagccacagccctgctcaAAAACCTGCGGAGAGGTCACGACAGATATCTGGACAAGTCCCGCAGTGGGCTTGAACCCATGCTGAGCTGTGTGGATGTCGTGACAAGCTCCAAGGTTGGAAAAATATCTCCTGTGATACCCACGGGCATTCACATCAGCATCCCAGGGCTCAAAAATTGTGCTGGGAGGCACTGCCCTCCCCCTGTGCGCTCCATCGTGACTGACAGCTGTCTGTCAAACGAGTTATCACCTTACCTCGACGAGACACATCAGCATCAGATTAATCACGATGGTGACAGACACCGCTATTGCTAACAGCAGTCTGTCGCTGGAGGTGTACTGTGCTTTctgcagggagaaaaggagagaaaatcaGGAGGGGAGAAGGTTACTCCTTCCACTCCCTGTTGTCCAGAAGGACGCAttgcacctcgaatcctggggtcagttttgggcccctcacaacaagaaaggccttgaggtgctggagcgagttgagagaagggaacggagctggtgaggggctggagcacaagtgtgatgggagcggctgagggagctgggggttcagctggagaacaggagctgaggggagaccttctgatctctgacctgcctgaaaggagctgggagccagggggggtcgggctctgctccccaggaacaagcaccaggaccagaggaaacggcctcaagttgcaccaggggaggttgaggttggatctggggaacaatttcttccccaaagggctgtggggcattggaacaggctgcccagggcagtggtgcagtcaccatccctggaggggttggacagacggacatgaggttctcagggacatggggcagtgatggggctgggggaatggttggacttgatgatatTGAGGGgctttcccaaccaaaatgCTTCTATCCAGCAATGCCCAGCATCTCTCCTACCTTCGCTGAGGTTTTCCTGCCCGTGTGCCCAGCTCGGCCCGTTCCACTGGAGACATTCCCTTCCCGGAGACACTGGCCCACAAGACCCGAGGCTCCCTGCTTGTCCTGCCTCTCACTGAGCAGCTTCACAAGCAGCTCCAACTTGGCGAGCAGCTTTGCGCAGGCCGGCTGGAGCTTGGGGACGCTGCAGTCCATCCCCAGCGCTCGCACCATGCGGGCGATGAACACCCGCAGGGCTTCGTCGGTGATGAGCCAGCGTAGGTGGTGATTGACCTTGGCTTCAAAGAGGTCTCCTTGAACCAGCGCGTCGTCTGGGCCGGCGGAGCTCCCTGGGTTATTGGGGAAACTGGatcctttgttttgttgtttctggtGTGTTTCTGTGGTTCGAGGGGCGGTGGGTAAATGCTCCCTTAGAGAGGAACCCTCTTCTTCAGCCGCATCCTCTGGCCTGCTGCTTGCAGTGCGGGGGTCCTTGTTAACAAACAGGTTATCAAAAAAATGCTCGTTTCTGTTTAGTCCCTGCTCTGCTTTACTTTCTATTGGTGTGGGCTCTTCCTCCAGATTCACGTTGCGAAATGGCTTGGAGAAAAGCAGATTACTTTGATTCAGATATTTACTATCCCCC
This DNA window, taken from Caloenas nicobarica isolate bCalNic1 chromosome 24, bCalNic1.hap1, whole genome shotgun sequence, encodes the following:
- the LOC135998154 gene encoding leucine-rich repeat-containing protein 37A2-like, with the translated sequence MQFLQKLILSQNPLSIIADTSFFKLPSVKYLDLGATQVTEQTLLTLLLTTIRLETLKLPSEMVCCLCQEKPTTATPCRTINFQCESLCSTSAPQCAHTDPLTETQGAIMEAARYRKPTTSTVLNLKPKEPSLGDHKTVTLAVILSLTGTDGDLSNPNNHISRTNSHSPQHLSRQGGKNSEELMLHMECTRETDRRKLYFLAKALVVELEKRLHQAKSVGTVKTTISALPAPARLKDEVKGERSTGRLQKRRDLNLNPAALKPWEAAGRFNPTDNVTISRRGKISTAPKHSLLRFSAAASNLPRPFKIQDYLDTVEQTKKTHGTEDVGGVEDAEEAPSPRQDDVWTYRKHKQGDSKYLNQSNLLFSKPFRNVNLEEEPTPIESKAEQGLNRNEHFFDNLFVNKDPRTASSRPEDAAEEEGSSLREHLPTAPRTTETHQKQQNKGSSFPNNPGSSAGPDDALVQGDLFEAKVNHHLRWLITDEALRVFIARMVRALGMDCSVPKLQPACAKLLAKLELLVKLLSERQDKQGASGLVGQCLREGNVSSGTGRAGHTGRKTSAKKAQYTSSDRLLLAIAVSVTIVINLMLMCLVEVYSQKHPAASCPQSTSKLRPKWFFQKLLPWRRGKNKEDVREQGSPVLDPSKTKPQWLRDLYLPLDPQQLKSITELYDGDISDEEEMFNKFELNWMPTAPWKSCDPGEMPLPADLIPHPSTSSAPQELQLWSHFTAEDAPGGHVVRVPQNSPWWDGEPL